CTCCGAGTGGCGGCGGCACGGTCACGCTCAATCCGGAAGCCGATGCTTCGATCGAATGTGAGGAAAACCCGAATACCAACTATGATGTCGTCGAAATGACCGCATCGGGTGATGATGCCTGGACTATCCTGATGCGCTACGATCTTTCGGGCGTGTCATCGGTCTCATCGGCAACATTGCGCATGTATGTCTCGAAAAACTGGTATCAAAACCGGTTTAATCAGTTGGTATTTTTTGTTGCTAACGATACCTGGGGAGAGACATCGGTCACCTGCAATACCGCACCGGCAATCGGTGAACAGTTGGCATCGAATAACGGAAGCGGTGAGAATGTATGGGTTGAATTCGATGTAACCGCAAAGGTCAATGCCGAGAAGGGCGGCAAAATAACGTTTGCTCTTCAGGATAGCAACGGCCAGTGGAAAATCCACAGCAGAGAGAATACCAATAAGCCCGAAATGGTTATTGTGCAATAAGCACACTCCGCAGGAGAGGTTATAAGTAAAGGGCTGCCGCAAGGCGGCCTTTTTTATTTACTTAGTATAGATTTCATTGGGACCATGGAGCCTGGTTCCCTTGGGGTCGGAGCAGGAGCGG
The genomic region above belongs to Chitinivibrionales bacterium and contains:
- a CDS encoding DNRLRE domain-containing protein translates to PSGGGTVTLNPEADASIECEENPNTNYDVVEMTASGDDAWTILMRYDLSGVSSVSSATLRMYVSKNWYQNRFNQLVFFVANDTWGETSVTCNTAPAIGEQLASNNGSGENVWVEFDVTAKVNAEKGGKITFALQDSNGQWKIHSRENTNKPEMVIVQ